From Roseateles sp. SL47:
CAAGCAGGCCACCGCCACGAAGGAAGACGACTGGATCGACCAGCTCTTCATTGCCAACACCCACGACTGGATGCTGTGCTTCAGCAACCGGGGGCGTGTGTATTGGCTGAAGGTGTGGGAAGTGCCGCAGGGCTCGCGCAACTCGCGCGGCAAGCCCATCGTCAACATGTTCCCGCTGCAGCCGGAAGAGAAGATCAACGTCATCCTCCCGCTGACCGGTGAATTCCGCACCTTCCCGGAAGACCACTTCATCTTCTTTGCCACCGCCCTGGGCACGGTGAAGAAGACCTCGCTGAAGGACTTCAGCAACCCGCGCAAGGCCGGCATCATCGCGGTGGACCTGGATGATGGCGACTACCTCATCGGCGCCGCCCTGACCGACGGCCAGCATGACGTGATGCTGTTCTCCGACGGCGGCAAGGCCGTGCGTTTCGATGAGGACGATGTGCGCCCGATGGGCCGCCAGGCCCGCGGCGTGCGCGGCATGATGCTGGAACCCGACCAGCGCCTGATTGCGATGCTGGTGGCTGAGGACGAAAGCCAGAGCGTGCTGACCGCGACCGAGAACGGTTATGGAAAGCGCACGAGCATCGCGGAATACACGCGCCATGGCCGGGGCACCAAGGGCATGATTGCCATCCAGCAGAGCGAGCGCAACGGCAAGGTCGTGGCCGCGACGCTGGTTCGCCCTGAGGACGAGATCATGCTCATCACCGATACCGGCGTGCTGGTGCGCACCCGTGTGTCGGAAATCCGTGAGCTGGGCCGTGCCACGCAGGGGGTGACGCTGATTGCCCTGGACGAAGGTGCCAAGCTTTCGGGCCTGCAGCGCATCGTTGAAAACGACGCGAATGAAAACACCGGCGAGGGCAGCGATGCCGCGCCAACCGATACCGATGGCACTGGCGCCACCGGCACTACTTCCGAACCTGACGCGAAGGAATGATCTTGTTGCTCAAGCATGTACAAGTGGGTGCCCTCGCGGCCGCCCTGCTGATGTCCCCCCTGGCCTTTGCCCAGAAGGCCGACAGCTCGCCCGCCAAGAAGGAATTGATCAACAAGGTGCTCAAGCTCCAGCAGCCGGCCATCGAGCAGCTGACGGTGGGCGTGCTGAGCCGCCCGGTGAACGACCTGGCCCAGAAGCTGATGCCCGCCATCCGCCGCCTGCCGGAAGACAAGCGTGAATCGACGGCCAAGTCCATCGACGCCTCGCTGCGCAAGTTCATGGAAGACAACAGCCCGGCCCTGATCGAGAAGGGCAAGTCCATCCAGGCGTCGACCATCGGCCTGACCCTGGACGAGAAGTTCAGCGAAGACGAACTGAAGCAACTGGTGGCCTGGCTGGAATCGCCGGTGAGCAAGAAGTTCGCCGAAGTGGCCCCCGACCTGCAAGCCGTCTACACCAAGAAGCTGATCGACGATAACGGCAAGGCACTGGACGACAAGTTCAACGCACTGCAGACCAACATCGCCAAGCAACTGGGTCTGGATGCTCCGGCAGCCAACGGCGCCGCCGCTTCGGGCGCCAAGCCGGCCTCCAAGCCGGCCGTGACCGCTCCGAAGAAGTAAGGAAGCGCGACGCTGGCGTTCCCGGTGCAACCTGGAACGCCAGCCGCTCTCCTCCCCCAGCCGCTGCTCAGACGCCTGACACCCCATGACCTCCACCCGCCGTCCTTTTAACTTCTCCCCCGGCCCCGCCGCAGTGCCTGAAGAGGTGCTGACGCAGGTGGCAGCGGAGATGCTGGACTGGCAAGGCAGCGGCATGTCGGTGATGGAGATGAGCCATCGCGGCAAGGAATTCGGCGCCATCCATGAGGCCGCCGAACGCGACTTGCGCGAGCTGCTGCAGGTGCCAGCCAACTTCCGCATCCTGTTCATGCAGGGCGGCGGGCTGGGCGAAAACGCCATCGTGCCACTGAACCTGTCGCGCGGTGGCGCGGTGGATGTGGTGGTCACCGGCGCCTGGTCCCGCAAGAGCGCCGGCGAAGCCCGCCGTTATGCCGATGTCAAGATCGCGTCGGACAGCGCCAATGCCGACGGCCGCTACCAGACCCTCACCGCCCCCGCCTCCTGGCAATTGCGGCGTGAGGCCTCCTACGTCCACGTCTGCACCAACGAGACCATCGACGGCCTGGAATTCCATCAGTTGCCCGACCTGAAGGCACTCGGCAGCGACGCGCCGCTGGCCATCGACTGCTCCTCCCACATCCTGTCCCGGAGCCTGGACTGGTCCCGGGTGGGGCTGGCCTTCGCCGGGGCCCAGAAGAAC
This genomic window contains:
- a CDS encoding DUF2059 domain-containing protein, producing the protein MLLKHVQVGALAAALLMSPLAFAQKADSSPAKKELINKVLKLQQPAIEQLTVGVLSRPVNDLAQKLMPAIRRLPEDKRESTAKSIDASLRKFMEDNSPALIEKGKSIQASTIGLTLDEKFSEDELKQLVAWLESPVSKKFAEVAPDLQAVYTKKLIDDNGKALDDKFNALQTNIAKQLGLDAPAANGAAASGAKPASKPAVTAPKK
- the serC gene encoding 3-phosphoserine/phosphohydroxythreonine transaminase, with the translated sequence MTSTRRPFNFSPGPAAVPEEVLTQVAAEMLDWQGSGMSVMEMSHRGKEFGAIHEAAERDLRELLQVPANFRILFMQGGGLGENAIVPLNLSRGGAVDVVVTGAWSRKSAGEARRYADVKIASDSANADGRYQTLTAPASWQLRREASYVHVCTNETIDGLEFHQLPDLKALGSDAPLAIDCSSHILSRSLDWSRVGLAFAGAQKNIGPAGLTLVAVREDLLGHALPICPSAFNYQTVAENHSMFNTPPTFAIYVAGLVFQWIKRFQYAGKTGLAAIEQRNIDKAALLYQALDGSSLFENRVAPEARSRMNVPFFLRDERLNDDFLAGAKARGLLQLKGHKSVGGMRASIYNAMPMEGVQALVSYLKDFETQHG